The proteins below come from a single Gossypium raimondii isolate GPD5lz chromosome 2, ASM2569854v1, whole genome shotgun sequence genomic window:
- the LOC105788025 gene encoding probable dolichyl pyrophosphate Glc1Man9GlcNAc2 alpha-1,3-glucosyltransferase: MMEMQESPQTPLVMAQLSWFFGIATIVKLLLIPSYHSTDLEVHRHWLAITHSLPLSQWYTDETSEWTLDYPPFFAYLERFLSMFAHLIDPQIVHLHHGLNYKANSAIYFQRMSVIVSDLFLLYGVYRSTLALASLKRNLIWLLVIWSPGLLIVDHLHFQYNGFLFGWLLLSLSFLAQGRDVMGGFLFAVLLCFKHLFAVAAPVYFVYLLRHYCRGGLVRGFARLSVMGAIVVAVFAAAYGPFVYHGQIQQVIRRMFPFGRGLCHAYWAPNFWVFYIMLDKGIAFLLRKFGFNIPAPVASFTGGLVGDASPFAILPRVTPLTTFIMVLLALSPCLFRTWKDPRPRLIVRSVAYAYTCGFLFGWHVHEKASLHFSIPLAIVAVESLEDAKHYFLLSIVSCYSLFPLLYEAQEYPIKVLLLLLHTILMWFSFSAQYSGSLRGDKKGGEKQGFEVGWVTKSYLIGVVVVEIWGQFLHPYLFGDKLPFVPLMLISMYCAIGILYSWIWQLKSILISS; this comes from the exons ATGATGGAAATGCAAGAGAGTCCACAAACACCCTTAGTCATGGCGCAGCTTTCTTGGTTTTTTGGCATAGCCACAATTGTAAAGCTTCTACTAATCCCATCCTACCACAGCACGGACCTGGAAGTCCATCGCCACTGGCTGGCCATTACCCACTCTCTTCCTCTCAGCCAATGGTACACTGATGAGACGAGTGAGTGGACCCTTGATTACCCTCCCTTCTTTGCCTACTTGGAACGCTTTCTTTCCATGTTTGCCCATCTAATTGACCCACAGATTGTTCATCTCCATCATGGCCTCAATTACAAAGCCAATTCTGCCATCTATTTCCAGAGGATGTCAGTAATTGTCTCAGATTTGTTTCTCTTATATGGGGTTTACAGATCAACTCTAGCTCTGGCATCTCTGAAGCGGAATTTGATATGGTTATTGGTGATTTGGTCTCCGGGACTCCTTATTGTGGACCATCTGCATTTTCAGTACAATGGGTTTTTGTTTGGCTGGTTGTTGTTGTCACTCTCATTTTTGGCACAAGGAAGAGATGTGATGGGTGGCTTTCTGTTTGCTGTGTTATTGTGTTTTAAGCATTTATTTGCGGTGGCAGCCCCTGTTTATTTTGTATACTTGCTAAGGCATTATTGTAGAGGTGGGCTGGTTCGGGGTTTTGCTCGGCTTTCAGTTATGGGTGCTATTGTTGTGGCAGTTTTTGCGGCAGCATATGGGCCATTTGTGTATCATGGACAG ATACAGCAAGTCATCCGCCGGATGTTTCCTTTTGGCAGGGGACTTTGCCATGCTTATTGGGCTCCTAACTTTTGGGTTTTCTATATAATGTTAGATAAAGGGATTGCTTTCTTGTTGAGGAAATTTGGCTTCAATATTCCGGCACCAGTAGCTTCATTCACTGGTGGGCTAGTTGGCGATGCATCACCATTTGCCATATTACCTCGG GTAACACCCCTGACAACCTTTATTATGGTCCTGCTTGCCTTATCGCCTTGTCTTTTTAGAACTTGGAAGGATCCCAGGCCAAGGTTGATTGTCAGATCAGTCGCATATGCATACACTTGTGGGTTTTTATTTGGGTGGCATGTTCATGAGAAAGCATCACTACACTTTTCCATCCCCCTTGCTATTGTTGCTGTGGAAAGTTTGGAGGACGCAAAGCATTACTTCTTGCTATCTATAG TGTCATGCTACTCACTCTTTCCCCTACTATACGAAGCCCAAGAATACCCAATAAAAGTATTGCTGTTGCTGCTACACACAATCCTGATGTGGTTCAGTTTTAGTGCACAATACTCGGGCAGTTTGCGGGGGGATAAGAAGGGTGGTGAGAAACAAGGGTTTGAGGTGGGGTGGGTTACAAAGAGTTACCTGATAGGTGTGGTGGTGGTAGAGATATGGGGTCAGTTTTTGCATCCTTACCTTTTTGGTGATAAGCTTCCCTTTGTACCACTTATGTTGATCTCAATGTATTGTGCAATAGGGATTTTGTACTCTTGGATCTGGCAACTGAAATCGATCTTAATCTCCTCCTGA
- the LOC128035608 gene encoding uncharacterized protein LOC128035608 isoform X1, giving the protein MLVFGSSIEVNVLASVRSNPSEGSFKHVKKPLNILWGKKEANVSQARIIKKVMDIFGSASGHNVNSKKTEVLVLNALPMTKVLHLLRILHNSCEQHRVATIPTHNSCEQAHFIARVSTIEKERL; this is encoded by the exons ATGTTAGTTTTTGGTTCGTCGATAGAAGTAAATGTTCTCGCTTCTGTGCGCAGCAATCCATCAGAGGGGAGTTTCAAACATGTCAAAAAGCCTCTTAACATTCTTTGGGGAAAAAAAG AAGCAAATGTGTCTCAAGCTCGTATAATTAAGAAGGTTATGGATATTTTTGGTAGTGCATCAGGTCACAATGTTAATTCTAAAAAGACAGAG gtgctggtcttgaatgccTTACCGATGACTAAGGTCCTGCATTTATTGCGGATTCTCCataactcgtgtgagcagcatcgtgtagctaccaTTCcaacccacaactcgtgtgaacaggcccatttcatagctcgtgtgagcactaTTGAAAAAGAAAGGCTATAA
- the LOC128035608 gene encoding uncharacterized protein LOC128035608 isoform X2 has product MLVFGSSIEVNVLASVRSNPSEGSFKHVKKPLNILWGKKEANVSQARIIKKVMDIFGSASGHNVNSKKTEGFHVSGAGLECLTDD; this is encoded by the exons ATGTTAGTTTTTGGTTCGTCGATAGAAGTAAATGTTCTCGCTTCTGTGCGCAGCAATCCATCAGAGGGGAGTTTCAAACATGTCAAAAAGCCTCTTAACATTCTTTGGGGAAAAAAAG AAGCAAATGTGTCTCAAGCTCGTATAATTAAGAAGGTTATGGATATTTTTGGTAGTGCATCAGGTCACAATGTTAATTCTAAAAAGACAGAG ggatttcatgtttcaggtgctggtcttgaatgccTTACCGATGACTAA